The following coding sequences are from one uncultured Desulfobacter sp. window:
- a CDS encoding ABC transporter ATP-binding protein, whose translation MIKIQRLEMKDICKSFQGVHANKDINLEINSGEILGLLGENGAGKTTLMNILYGIYQPDSGSILINGDPVRISNPLESINLGIGMVHQHFMLIQNHSVIENIALGYKDTPFLFPQKALRKQIKAFSKQFDFQIDLDQKVWQLSAGEQQRVEIIKTLLNGADLLILDEPTSVLTPREIKELIEILRRMKADGHSVIFISHKLDEIMDICDRVTVLRKGRIVDGAQTQTTDKMGLARMMVGKDVALTMNRERLPKGDRVLSVQNIHVTGDKGLAAIRNISFDVHKNEIFGVAGVAGNGQRELAEAITGIRAIDSGKVFINDRDITNMSPRKIYDNGVSHVPEERIRFGIAPGLFLYDNAILKQHHLKKFSKRYFLKYESVKNHTQSIVSEYRVATHSINNQIRNLSGGNIQKLILGREISEQPQLLVASHPTYGLDVGATQFLREHLLKLCRQGSSVLLFSEDLDEIFELCDRVAVIFAGEFMGIIDTDNDHTNDIGLMMAGSKRIDPQPVHADIEN comes from the coding sequence ATGATTAAAATACAACGCCTTGAAATGAAGGATATTTGCAAGTCGTTCCAGGGTGTCCATGCCAACAAGGATATCAACCTTGAGATCAATTCCGGGGAGATTTTAGGCCTGCTCGGAGAAAACGGGGCCGGCAAGACCACGCTGATGAATATCCTTTACGGCATTTATCAGCCCGATTCAGGGAGCATCCTGATCAACGGCGATCCGGTCCGGATTTCCAATCCCCTGGAATCCATCAACCTTGGCATCGGCATGGTGCACCAGCACTTCATGCTGATCCAAAACCATTCCGTGATCGAAAACATCGCCCTTGGGTACAAGGACACCCCGTTTTTGTTTCCCCAGAAAGCGTTGCGCAAACAAATCAAAGCGTTTTCAAAGCAGTTTGATTTCCAGATTGATCTTGATCAAAAGGTATGGCAGCTTTCAGCCGGGGAACAGCAGCGGGTTGAGATCATTAAAACCCTTTTAAACGGTGCGGATCTGCTCATATTAGACGAACCTACATCCGTATTAACGCCCCGGGAGATCAAAGAGCTCATTGAAATTCTTCGCCGAATGAAGGCGGATGGCCACAGTGTGATTTTCATCTCCCATAAACTTGATGAAATCATGGATATCTGCGACCGGGTTACGGTACTGCGCAAAGGCAGGATCGTGGACGGCGCCCAGACCCAGACCACAGACAAAATGGGGCTTGCCCGGATGATGGTGGGCAAGGACGTTGCCCTGACCATGAACAGGGAGCGGCTGCCCAAGGGTGACCGGGTCCTCAGTGTCCAAAATATTCATGTGACAGGAGACAAAGGCCTTGCCGCTATTAGAAATATCTCCTTTGATGTGCATAAAAATGAGATTTTCGGTGTGGCTGGTGTGGCCGGCAACGGACAACGGGAACTGGCCGAAGCCATCACCGGCATCCGGGCCATAGATTCGGGCAAGGTGTTCATCAATGACCGTGACATTACCAACATGTCACCCAGAAAAATCTATGACAACGGCGTTTCCCATGTCCCCGAAGAACGTATCCGCTTCGGCATTGCCCCGGGTCTTTTCCTCTACGACAATGCCATTTTAAAACAGCACCATCTTAAAAAATTTTCCAAACGGTATTTTCTTAAATACGAAAGCGTGAAAAATCACACACAGTCCATCGTCTCCGAATACAGGGTCGCCACCCACTCCATTAACAACCAGATCAGAAACCTTTCGGGCGGCAACATCCAGAAACTGATTCTGGGCCGGGAGATCAGCGAGCAGCCCCAGTTGCTGGTGGCCTCCCACCCCACCTACGGACTTGATGTGGGCGCCACCCAGTTTTTGCGTGAACATTTGCTCAAACTGTGCCGCCAGGGCAGTTCCGTACTGTTGTTTTCCGAAGACCTGGATGAAATTTTTGAGTTGTGCGACCGGGTGGCCGTTATTTTCGCAGGTGAATTTATGGGCATTATTGATACCGATAATGACCACACCAACGATATCGGACTGATGATGGCCGGCTCAAAACGCATTGACCCACAGCCGGTCCATGCTGATATTGAAAATTAG
- a CDS encoding DUF3334 family protein — MEISNNQSIDSIAKLFLETTQAMLEQSTGKEINYANTIQKITRVCMMPDLTCFVQFYGDYMGLVIFNFSDEAAFEIYRHYMINMGMPEDELAASISDPEVADTIGEITNQLMGQLIKSVEEAYDLNACYGQPKALTISSAISLSINDTYTENRRLSFKINNNIFRIELAMENSEFIDAAGLR; from the coding sequence ATGGAAATTTCAAACAATCAATCCATTGACAGCATTGCTAAACTTTTCTTGGAAACCACCCAGGCCATGCTTGAACAAAGCACTGGCAAAGAGATTAATTACGCCAACACCATCCAGAAAATCACCCGGGTGTGCATGATGCCGGACCTGACCTGCTTTGTCCAGTTCTACGGTGATTATATGGGGCTTGTGATCTTCAATTTCAGTGATGAAGCAGCATTTGAAATTTACAGGCATTACATGATCAATATGGGCATGCCCGAAGATGAACTGGCCGCATCCATTTCAGACCCTGAAGTGGCGGACACCATCGGAGAGATCACCAACCAGTTGATGGGTCAGCTGATAAAATCGGTGGAAGAGGCATATGATTTGAATGCCTGTTACGGCCAACCCAAGGCGTTGACCATCAGCTCAGCCATCTCCTTATCCATCAACGACACGTACACGGAAAACCGCCGCCTCTCCTTTAAAATCAATAATAATATTTTCCGCATTGAATTGGCCATGGAGAATTCTGAATTCATTGATGCGGCAGGCCTCCGATAA
- a CDS encoding ABC transporter permease, whose translation MEEIIISTIQRTMVAGTPLLLATTGEVICERSGILNLGVEGVMAVGAVTAFIVTMTTGHPWLGVLAAMAAGFAVSLIHAFASVTLQANQVVSGLALTMLGLGLSGMMGKPYVGRPLAVKMDDVAIPLLSDLPWVGKALFNQSPFLYLAIVLAIAAWFFLERTRMGIQIRSTGENPKATETQGVNVSLIRYACVLVGGVFSALAGAHLSISYSSSWVEGMTAGRGWIAIALTIFALWNPGRAIFASFIFGGIFVLQYLLQPLGISPNFLAMLPYLSTLIILLAISFKDPRRLNAPAWLGTAYKRGER comes from the coding sequence ATGGAAGAGATCATCATTTCAACAATTCAAAGAACCATGGTGGCCGGCACACCATTGCTGTTGGCCACAACCGGAGAAGTGATCTGCGAACGTTCCGGAATTCTTAACCTGGGTGTGGAAGGCGTCATGGCCGTGGGTGCCGTCACCGCCTTCATCGTCACCATGACCACAGGCCACCCCTGGCTTGGTGTACTTGCAGCCATGGCAGCAGGCTTTGCAGTCTCTTTGATCCATGCCTTTGCCTCGGTAACCCTGCAGGCCAACCAGGTGGTCTCAGGTCTTGCTTTGACCATGCTGGGCTTAGGATTGTCCGGGATGATGGGCAAACCCTATGTCGGACGTCCCCTGGCCGTTAAAATGGACGATGTGGCCATCCCCTTGCTATCGGACCTGCCCTGGGTCGGAAAAGCCCTTTTCAACCAGAGTCCCTTTCTTTACCTGGCCATTGTACTGGCCATAGCCGCCTGGTTTTTCCTGGAGCGTACCCGCATGGGGATTCAAATCCGATCCACCGGGGAGAATCCCAAGGCCACGGAGACCCAAGGGGTAAACGTCTCGTTGATTCGATATGCCTGCGTACTGGTGGGCGGTGTATTTTCCGCCCTGGCCGGAGCGCACCTGTCCATCTCCTATTCATCGTCCTGGGTGGAGGGCATGACTGCCGGACGCGGATGGATCGCCATTGCCCTGACCATATTTGCATTATGGAATCCGGGTCGTGCGATTTTTGCCTCATTTATATTCGGCGGTATTTTTGTACTTCAATATCTGCTCCAGCCACTGGGGATTTCCCCCAATTTTCTGGCCATGCTGCCCTATCTGTCCACCCTGATCATCCTGTTAGCCATCTCGTTTAAAGATCCAAGGCGGCTCAACGCCCCGGCCTGGTTAGGAACAGCTTACAAACGAGGGGAACGATAA
- a CDS encoding ABC transporter permease — protein MIRITTSDRYNITPLRSFMTNVAALGAGILAISLIFLLAGVNPVYAVSEIFIESFGSVYGIKETITKAIPLILIGAGLTLAFRAKFWNIGAEGQLLMGAVFATWTAQHLGNALPSVLIVPLIFAAGFIGGAIWGIIPAILKIKYAINEVITTLMLNYICAEFLTLLIVGPWKGKTRFGFPGTDALPDPAILGVLPGSRIHYATLILAVLCSVGLCILIYKTRFGYEARVVGENPDAGKYAGIDFLKTSLVLMAISGGLAGFAGVGEVAGIHHYLGYPASVSSGYGFTAIIVAWLAKLNPLFTIVSGLFFAGIIVGGDAIQISLGLPAATVEIVNGTLLIFLIMGDYFLYHKIQIHWSRT, from the coding sequence ATGATACGGATTACCACAAGCGACCGATATAATATTACCCCCCTAAGGTCCTTTATGACCAATGTCGCCGCCCTTGGGGCAGGCATTCTGGCCATCAGCCTTATTTTCCTTCTTGCAGGCGTCAATCCAGTTTATGCCGTCTCCGAGATCTTTATTGAATCCTTTGGGTCTGTTTACGGCATCAAGGAAACCATAACCAAAGCCATCCCCCTGATTCTCATAGGTGCGGGCCTAACCCTTGCCTTCAGGGCCAAATTCTGGAATATCGGTGCCGAAGGCCAGCTGCTCATGGGTGCTGTTTTCGCCACTTGGACAGCCCAGCATCTGGGCAATGCCCTGCCCTCGGTACTTATTGTTCCGTTGATATTTGCAGCAGGTTTTATCGGCGGTGCAATATGGGGCATCATCCCGGCCATACTTAAAATAAAATATGCCATCAACGAGGTCATCACCACCTTGATGCTCAACTATATATGTGCCGAATTTTTAACCCTGCTCATTGTGGGGCCGTGGAAGGGAAAAACCCGGTTCGGATTTCCGGGTACCGATGCCCTGCCCGACCCGGCTATTTTGGGCGTACTGCCCGGCTCGCGTATTCATTATGCCACCTTGATTCTGGCCGTTTTATGTTCGGTGGGGCTGTGTATCTTAATTTATAAAACCCGCTTCGGTTACGAAGCCCGGGTGGTGGGAGAGAACCCGGATGCCGGTAAATATGCGGGCATCGATTTTCTCAAAACCAGCCTCGTTCTCATGGCCATTTCAGGCGGCCTGGCCGGTTTTGCCGGTGTGGGCGAGGTGGCGGGCATCCACCACTATTTAGGATATCCGGCGTCCGTGTCATCGGGATATGGATTTACCGCCATCATCGTGGCCTGGCTGGCCAAGTTGAACCCCTTGTTTACCATAGTCTCCGGTCTGTTTTTTGCCGGTATTATCGTGGGGGGGGACGCAATTCAGATCTCTTTGGGACTGCCGGCCGCCACCGTTGAAATTGTCAATGGTACCCTGCTCATCTTTTTGATCATGGGCGATTACTTTTTATATCATAAGATTCAGATCCACTGGTCCAGGACTTAA